The proteins below come from a single Benincasa hispida cultivar B227 chromosome 4, ASM972705v1, whole genome shotgun sequence genomic window:
- the LOC120075254 gene encoding catalase isozyme 3 — protein sequence MDPYKYRPSSAYNTPFCTTNSGAPVWNNTAVMSVGERGPILLEDYQLIEKIATFTRERIPERVVHARGASAKGFFEVTHDISDLTCADFLRAPGVQTPVIVRFSTVIHERGSPETLRDPRGFAVKFYTREGNFDLVGNNFPVFFVRDAMQFPDVIRAFKPNPKSHIQEPWRFLDFCSYHPESLLSFAWFYDDVGIPINYRHMEGFGVQAYSLINKAGKARLVKFHWKPTCGVKSMLEDEAVRIGGTNHSHATQDLYESIAAGNFPEWKLYIQTIDYEDQNNYDFEPLDTTIQWPEDVIPLQPVGRLVLNKNIDNFFAENEMLAFSMSLVPGIHYSDDKMLQARSFAYADTQRHRLGPNYLQLPVNAPKCPHHNNHHEGFMNFMHRDEEVNYFPSRYDPCRHAEKFPMPPNVLSGKRERCVIPKENHNFKQAGDRYRSWAPDRQERFVRRFVEALSDPRVTHEVRNIWISYWTQADRSLGQKIASRLNVRPSI from the exons ATGGATCCTTACAAG TATCGGCCTTCAAGTGCGTACAACACCCCATTCTGCACAACAAACTCCGGCGCACCAGTATGGAACAACACCGCCGTGATGTCCGTCGGAGAACGCGGCCCAATCCTGTTGGAAGACTACCAACTCATCGAGAAAATCGCGACCTTCACCCGCGAAAGAATCCCAGAACGAGTAGTCCACGCTCGAGGAGCCAGCGCCAAAGGTTTCTTTGAAGTGACCCACGACATCTCGGACTTAACCTGTGCCGACTTCCTCCGTGCCCCCGGTGTCCAAACCCCGGTCATCGTCCGTTTCTCCACCGTCATCCACGAACGTGGGAGCCCCGAAACCCTGCGTGACCCCCGTGGATTCGCCGTCAAATTCTACACACGTGAAGGCAACTTCGATTTAGTGGGCAACAATTTCCCCGTCTTCTTCGTCCGTGACGCTATGCAGTTCCCCGACGTCATCCGCGCCttcaaacccaacccaaaatcccACATCCAAGAGCCCTGGAGATTCCTCGATTTCTGCTCTTACCATCCGGAAAGCCTCCTTTCCTTCGCTTGGTTTTACGATGACGTGGGCATCCCAATCAATTACCGCCACATGGAAGGCTTCGGCGTCCAAGCCTACTCCCTGATCAACAAGGCTGGCAAAGCCCGTCTTGTTAAATTCCATTGGAAACCCACTTGCGGTGTGAAGAGCATGCTGGAGGACGAGGCGGTTAGGATCGGTGGCACCAATCACAGTCACGCAACTCAGGACTTATACGAGTCGATTGCAGCTGGGAATTTCCCTGAATGGAAGCTTTACATTCAGACCATCGATTATGAGGATCAGAACAATTATGATTTTGAGCCCTTGGATACCACCATTCAATGGCCTGAGGATGTGATACCGTTGCAGCCCGTGGGCAGATTGGTGTTGAATAAGAATATTGATAATTTCTTTGCGGAGAATGAGATGTTGGCGTTTTCCATGTCCTTGGTGCCCGGGATTCATTACTCCGATGATAAGATGTTGCAAGCTAGAAGCTTTGCTTATGCGGATACCCAGAGGCATCGCCTTGGACCTAACTATCTCCAGTTGCCAGTGAATGCTCCTAAATGTCCTCATCATAATAACCACCATGagggattcatgaacttcatgCATAGAGATGAGGAG GTGAATTATTTCCCTTCGAGATATGATCCTTGTCGCCACGCTGAGAAGTTCCCAATGCCACCCAATGTGTTGAGCGGAAAAAGAGAAAGG TGTGTAATTCCCAAAGAGAATCATAACTTCAAGCAAGCTGGAGACAGATACCGATCATGGGCACCGGATAG GCAAGAACGGTTCGTGAGGCGGTTTGTGGAGGCATTATCGGACCCCCGCGTCACACACGAGGTTCGCAACATATGGATCTCGTATTGGACTcag GCTGACAGATCATTGGGCCAAAAGATAGCGTCTCGTCTAAATGTCAGGCCAAGCATCTAA